A portion of the Salvelinus fontinalis isolate EN_2023a chromosome 32, ASM2944872v1, whole genome shotgun sequence genome contains these proteins:
- the LOC129831020 gene encoding leucine-rich repeat-containing protein 3B-like, producing the protein MTPLDLWLSRSIPMCLLLQSLVLMALCFPSASMCPKGCVCQRARPDPGLHLGPGPLGLFLGLNVTCTGSRLKEIPPDLPPDTAVLRLDHNQIMAVPDHAFRGLRLLRELNLSHNAVETLEEGAFSGVEATLQVLDLSHNRITSVHKDAFARLKARVLVDDNPWHCDCTLQQALGGMAHNHEAAARVLCRSSELQEQEGRHFLAVDTDLCNLAKRTTDYAMLVTMFGWFAMVISYVVYYVRQNQEDARRHLEYLKSLPSKPVKPNEVEDISTVV; encoded by the coding sequence ATGACTCCCCTGGACCTGTGGCTGTCCCGCTCCATCCCCATGTGCCTGCTCCTCCAGAGCCTGGTCCTCATGGCCCTGTGCTTCCCCTCCGCCTCCATGTGTCCCAAGGGCTGCGTCTGCCAGCGGGCCCGACCCGACCCGGGCCTCCACCTCGGCCCGGGGCCCCTGGGGCTCTTCCTTGGCCTCAATGTCACCTGTACCGGGTCCCGGCTCAAAGAAATCCCCCCGGACCTGCCTCCAGACACCGCCGTGCTCCGCCTCGACCACAACCAGATCATGGCCGTCCCCGACCATGCCTTCCGGGGCCTAAGGCTGCTGCGGGAGCTCAACCTGTCCCACAATGCTGTGGAGACGCTGGAGGAGGGTGCCTTCAGTGGCGTGGAGGCCACACTGCAGGTCCTCGACCTCTCACACAACCGCATCACTAGTGTGCACAAGGATGCGTTCGCCCGGCTCAAAGCGCGGGTCCTGGTGGACGACAACCCCTGGCACTGTGACTGCACCCTGCAGCAGGCACTGGGCGGCATGGCCCACAACCACGAGGCGGCTGCACGCGTCCTCTGCCGGAGCTCCGAGCTCCAGGAGCAGGAGGGCCGCCATTTCCTGGCGGTGGACACGGACCTGTGTAACCTGGCCAAGAGGACCACGGACTACGCAATGCTGGTGACGATGTTCGGCTGGTTCGCCATGGTCATCTCCTACGTGGTGTATTACGTACGGCAAAACCAGGAGGATGCCCGGCGACACTTGGAGTACCTTAAGTCGCTGCCCAGCAAGCCTGTGAAGCCCAACGAGGTGGAGGACATCAGTACTGTGGTGTAA